A single Sporosarcina sp. FSL W8-0480 DNA region contains:
- a CDS encoding phosphonoacetaldehyde reductase: protein MTYKPFCNTEIKFSNLKQLEQTLLEYTSSNIVLVMSKSSALRWDIENFIEEFKNKCEEVNSSFIWISQVVANPTQSDIIEALEQIGNKDVDIIIALGGGSAIDLSKGVSTFYNVYQSKRLTVETITDSITNKTYINNNFIDIIAVPTTAGTGSEITQWATIWDMNKRRKFSIDNPGLKPKKAIIVPELTLTVPPMMTLATGLDTMCQAIEAYWSKHTTPVVQELAYRAVEIVIENLRTSVEQPGDVQSREKLCRASVLAGMAFSHTRTTACHSISYPLTMLYGVPHGLAVALTLDAVANINTNHFPNDKLLLALFNEFGGIKDFIDYVCEGIVPMKLSTFGITDNDISIIVDNAFTGGRMDNNPVELSKQDVENILYSVI from the coding sequence ATGACCTATAAACCATTTTGTAACACGGAAATTAAGTTTTCTAATTTAAAACAATTAGAACAAACTCTTCTGGAATACACTTCCTCTAACATTGTATTGGTGATGAGTAAATCATCAGCATTAAGATGGGATATTGAGAATTTTATTGAAGAATTCAAGAATAAGTGTGAGGAAGTTAATAGTTCATTTATATGGATTAGCCAAGTAGTTGCAAATCCAACACAAAGTGATATTATTGAGGCTCTTGAGCAAATAGGCAACAAAGATGTCGACATAATCATTGCCTTGGGCGGGGGAAGTGCAATTGACCTCTCAAAAGGTGTTAGTACTTTTTATAATGTTTATCAAAGTAAAAGACTTACAGTAGAAACAATTACGGATAGTATTACGAACAAGACTTATATAAATAACAATTTTATAGATATTATTGCCGTTCCTACAACCGCAGGAACTGGATCAGAAATTACTCAATGGGCTACGATTTGGGATATGAATAAAAGAAGAAAATTTTCAATTGATAATCCAGGTTTGAAACCTAAAAAAGCTATTATTGTTCCTGAATTAACATTAACGGTACCGCCCATGATGACATTAGCAACAGGGTTGGATACGATGTGTCAAGCTATAGAAGCATATTGGTCCAAACACACCACACCTGTTGTTCAGGAACTTGCATATAGAGCGGTGGAAATAGTTATTGAAAATCTTCGGACATCAGTCGAGCAACCAGGTGATGTTCAAAGTCGAGAGAAACTTTGCCGTGCATCAGTATTAGCTGGTATGGCATTTTCTCATACAAGAACAACTGCTTGTCATTCGATTTCCTATCCGTTAACAATGTTATATGGTGTTCCCCATGGATTAGCGGTAGCACTTACTTTAGATGCTGTTGCCAATATAAATACAAACCATTTTCCAAATGATAAATTACTTTTAGCATTGTTTAATGAATTTGGTGGTATTAAGGATTTCATTGATTACGTCTGCGAGGGAATAGTACCGATGAAGCTATCGACCTTTGGTATAACTGATAATGATATCTCTATTATTGTAGATAATGCTTTTACAGGTGGCAGAATGGACAATAATCCTGTTGAATTAAGTAAACAAGACGTGGAAAATATCTTATATTCAGTAATATAA
- the aepX gene encoding phosphoenolpyruvate mutase — MTEHRKSVYMSFSTDVIHGGHTSIIQKAAELGELTIGMLTDEVVVSYKRFPVLKYDERVKLIKSIKGVSKVVPQNSLSYAENLRKYMPDFVVHGDNWVKGFQKPIRDEVEQVLLEYGGELIEYPYSNNEDYEQLELSQREQLSMPDARRARLKKLLEMKPLVSVIEAHSGITGLIAEKTTVLIDGETRQFDAMWSSSLCDSTVKGKPDIELLDMSKRFQIIDEIMDVTTKPIIVDADTGGQVEHFVYNIKTLERMGVSAVIIEDKTGLKKNSLFGTDVEQTQDTIENFSEKIRAGKAALKTKDFFLIARIESLILEKGMEDALTRAFAFVEAGANGIMIHSRKKDPNEIFEFCEKFRIKDPSTPLVVVPSSFNTVTEDEFAKRGVNIVIYANQLTRTGFPAMQRAAESILENKRAKEADDMCMSINEILTLIPGEY; from the coding sequence ATGACAGAACACCGTAAATCAGTTTACATGTCATTTAGTACGGACGTGATCCATGGAGGTCACACCTCAATTATTCAAAAAGCGGCTGAGCTTGGTGAATTAACAATAGGGATGTTAACAGATGAAGTAGTAGTAAGCTATAAGCGTTTTCCAGTGTTGAAATATGACGAAAGAGTTAAATTAATTAAAAGTATTAAAGGTGTAAGTAAAGTTGTTCCACAAAATTCATTAAGCTATGCTGAAAACTTACGCAAATATATGCCTGACTTTGTTGTTCATGGTGACAACTGGGTAAAAGGTTTTCAAAAGCCTATTAGAGATGAGGTTGAGCAAGTTTTATTAGAGTATGGTGGGGAGTTAATAGAATATCCTTACTCGAATAATGAAGATTATGAACAACTAGAGCTTAGCCAAAGAGAACAGCTTTCAATGCCAGATGCTCGAAGGGCAAGATTGAAGAAATTACTTGAAATGAAACCCTTGGTAAGTGTTATAGAGGCTCATAGTGGAATTACCGGGTTAATTGCGGAAAAAACTACAGTTTTAATAGATGGGGAAACTCGACAGTTTGATGCAATGTGGTCATCCAGCTTATGTGATTCAACTGTAAAAGGTAAGCCAGATATTGAGTTATTGGACATGTCTAAACGCTTCCAAATAATTGATGAAATTATGGATGTCACAACTAAGCCAATAATCGTTGACGCCGACACTGGAGGTCAAGTTGAGCACTTCGTTTATAATATAAAAACTTTAGAACGTATGGGTGTGTCTGCAGTAATTATTGAAGATAAAACAGGTTTAAAGAAAAACTCACTTTTCGGAACTGATGTTGAACAAACGCAAGATACTATCGAGAATTTTAGTGAGAAAATTCGGGCAGGTAAAGCGGCTTTAAAAACGAAAGACTTTTTCTTAATTGCAAGGATTGAAAGCTTAATTTTAGAAAAAGGAATGGAAGATGCCTTAACGAGAGCGTTTGCTTTCGTTGAAGCGGGAGCCAATGGAATTATGATTCATTCAAGAAAAAAGGATCCTAACGAAATTTTTGAGTTCTGCGAGAAGTTTAGAATAAAAGATCCTTCTACACCATTAGTAGTTGTACCTTCTTCGTTTAACACAGTTACTGAAGATGAGTTTGCTAAACGTGGTGTGAACATTGTTATTTATGCAAACCAATTAACACGAACCGGTTTCCCCGCTATGCAAAGAGCAGCAGAATCAATATTAGAAAATAAAAGAGCAAAAGAGGCTGATGATATGTGCATGTCAATTAATGAAATTCTTACATTAATCCCAGGGGAATATTAA
- a CDS encoding NTP transferase domain-containing protein, producing the protein MKALILNSGMGKRMGDLTKAQPKCMTEIGQDETILSRQLKLLQKSGITNIVITTGPFDKVLVDYCHSLSLSLDLIFINNPIYDQTNYIYSIYLAKDYLEDDILLMHGDLVFDKSILDDVLNETKSCMTVSTTLPLPKKDFKAVINNNKIEKVGIEFFENTVTAQPLYKLYKNDWEKWLDRIVSYCEHGQVTCYAENALNEVSDKCSIFPLDFTNKLCAEIDTKEDLLVIKERLNTKS; encoded by the coding sequence ATGAAAGCATTAATTCTTAATTCGGGTATGGGAAAAAGAATGGGAGATTTAACTAAGGCACAACCTAAATGCATGACTGAAATTGGTCAAGATGAAACAATACTTAGTAGGCAATTAAAATTGTTACAAAAAAGTGGGATAACAAATATTGTGATTACTACCGGACCTTTTGATAAAGTTCTTGTAGATTATTGCCACTCTTTAAGTTTATCGTTAGATTTAATTTTTATAAACAATCCAATCTACGATCAAACAAACTATATCTACTCCATTTATCTGGCTAAAGATTATCTTGAGGATGATATACTATTAATGCATGGTGACTTAGTGTTTGATAAATCAATCTTAGATGATGTGTTAAATGAAACCAAAAGTTGTATGACAGTAAGTACGACGCTTCCGTTACCTAAAAAGGATTTTAAAGCAGTTATTAATAACAATAAAATTGAAAAAGTAGGTATTGAGTTCTTTGAAAACACAGTTACTGCTCAACCGCTTTATAAATTATATAAGAATGATTGGGAAAAATGGTTAGATCGAATTGTATCCTATTGTGAACATGGTCAAGTAACTTGTTATGCTGAAAATGCATTAAACGAAGTTTCTGACAAGTGCTCAATTTTTCCGTTAGATTTCACAAATAAATTATGTGCTGAAATAGATACAAAAGAAGATTTACTGGTAATAAAAGAAAGACTAAATACTAAAAGCTAA
- the aepY gene encoding phosphonopyruvate decarboxylase: protein MDITKFVSFLEGNNINFFTGVPDSLLNPFNSYLMKQYGISNKHIITANEGNAVALAAGYHLSTGKIPCVYLQNSGLGNIINPVTSLLNDQVYGIPCVFVMGWRGEPGVHDEPQHKFQGEITITMLESLDITYMILDKDTTDKELEDNLSTFINLLASGKSVAFVVKKGGLSYSEKVTYKNDNPTLREDIIRAITDVANEDIIVSTTGKTSRELFEIREQNGQSHKYDFLTVGSMGHSSSIALGVALNKPNKRVWCIDGDGAALMHMGVMAVIGEKSPANYIHVIINNGSHESVGGQPTVANSINLQQIAIGCGYQATYSASNLDELDSVLSLLDGKQGPIFIEVKSAIGSREDLGRPTNTPIENKKAFMNFLLECN, encoded by the coding sequence ATGGATATTACAAAATTTGTAAGTTTTCTTGAAGGAAATAATATTAATTTTTTTACTGGAGTTCCAGATTCCCTATTAAATCCATTCAATAGTTATTTAATGAAACAATATGGAATATCAAATAAACATATTATCACAGCTAACGAAGGTAATGCTGTTGCTTTGGCTGCAGGTTATCATTTATCAACTGGTAAGATTCCATGTGTGTATCTTCAAAATAGTGGACTGGGAAATATAATAAACCCAGTAACATCATTATTAAATGATCAGGTATATGGTATTCCCTGTGTCTTTGTAATGGGATGGAGAGGTGAACCAGGTGTACACGATGAGCCACAGCATAAATTTCAAGGTGAAATTACAATAACAATGCTAGAGTCTTTGGATATTACTTATATGATCTTGGACAAAGATACTACTGATAAAGAGCTTGAAGATAATCTATCTACATTTATAAATTTACTTGCATCTGGAAAAAGTGTGGCTTTTGTAGTTAAAAAAGGAGGATTATCTTATAGCGAAAAGGTAACCTATAAAAATGATAATCCTACTTTAAGAGAAGACATAATCCGTGCTATAACAGATGTAGCAAATGAGGATATAATTGTCTCTACAACAGGAAAAACATCCAGGGAGTTATTTGAAATAAGAGAACAAAATGGTCAATCCCATAAATATGATTTTTTAACAGTGGGCTCAATGGGACACAGTTCTTCAATTGCTTTAGGAGTTGCTCTAAACAAACCCAATAAGAGAGTTTGGTGTATAGATGGAGATGGTGCAGCTCTAATGCATATGGGAGTAATGGCTGTTATTGGGGAGAAATCACCCGCTAATTATATACATGTAATTATTAATAACGGTTCACATGAGTCAGTAGGTGGACAACCTACTGTTGCAAACAGCATAAATCTTCAACAAATAGCGATTGGTTGCGGTTACCAAGCTACCTACAGCGCTTCAAACTTGGATGAGTTGGATTCTGTCCTATCTCTATTAGATGGAAAACAGGGGCCGATTTTTATCGAAGTTAAATCGGCAATCGGCTCAAGGGAAGATTTAGGTCGACCGACAAATACCCCAATTGAAAATAAAAAAGCCTTTATGAACTTTTTATTGGAGTGTAACTAA